The Thamnophis elegans isolate rThaEle1 chromosome Z, rThaEle1.pri, whole genome shotgun sequence DNA window GACTTTTAAACCCCTCTgagaaattctggcagttgaTGTCCACACACCTTAGAGTTACTAAGGTGAAGAAACGTGGCTTTAAAAATGAACGACATCCTTCCCTGTGGTCTTAGGAAACTCCTCTAACTATTAAAGATGGTTTAGGGGTTTTGCTATTTTGAGTAAAACGATTACACAAAAACTGAAGTGTTTTTGTATAATTTTTCTGAGTGTTTTGTGTAATCAGTTCTGATCGTGTCTTCCTTTATCATTTTAGACACTCCAGCCTGCGTGTTCCCCTTTATTTACCGTGGGAAATCCTATTATACTTGCACTGAAGTAGATAGCCAGAACCATCCATGGTGTGCCACAACTGCAAACTATGATACATCTCCTCAAGGGAAATATTGTGCCAAAACAGGTCTGACAAAGTTATTTATGAAATAGGAATTTTACTGATTTTAAGAGATATAACAATCGTCTTCAAATAGTCAACAGATTTCCAGTTTAGGATTTCTGAGAATTGAAACAAGAATTAAGGGTGTCTATCTGCAAATATAATATTTAGTGGGAAAAAATGTTTCGCCAGATTGGGAATTTAAATGTGTGGACTTTTAAACCCCTCTgagaaattctggcagttgaTGTCCACACACCTTAGAGTTACTAAGGTGAAGAAACGTGGCTTTAAAAATGAACGACATCCTTCCCTGTGGTCTTAGGAAACTCCTCTAACTATAAAAGATGGTTTAGGGGTTTTGCTATTTTGAGTAAAACAATTACACAAAAACTGAAGTGTTTTTGTATAATTTTTCTGAGTGTTTTGTGTAATCAGTTCTGATCGTGTCTTCCTTTATCATTTTAGACACACCTGCCTGTGTGTTCCCATTTATTTACGTGGGAAATCCTATTATACTTGCACTGAAGTTGATAGCCAGAACCATCCATGGTGTGCCACAACTGCAAACTATGATACATCTCCTCAATGGAAATATTGTGCCAAAACAGGTCTGACACAGTTATTTATGAGATAGGAATTTTACTGATTTTAAGAGATATAACAATCGTCTTGAAATAGTCAACAGATTTCCAGGTTAGGATTTTTGAGAATTGAAAGAAGAATTAAGGGTGTCTATCTGCAAATATAATATTTCGTGGGAAAAAATGTTTCGCCACATTGGGAATTTAAATGTGTGGACTTTTGAACCCCTCTgagaaattctggcagttgaTGTCCACACACCTTAGAGTTACTAAGGGGAAGAAACGTGGCTTTAAAAATGAACGACATCCTTCCCTGTGGTCTTAGGAAACTCCTCTAACTATAAAAGATGGTTTAGGGGTTTTGCTATTTTGAGTAAAACAATTACACAAAAACTGAAGTGTTTTTGTATAATTTTTCTGAGTGTTTTGTGTAATCAGTTCTGATCGTGTCTTCCTTTATCATTTTAGACACACCTGCCTGTGTGTTCCCATTTATTTACGTGGGAAATCCTATTATACTTGCACTGAAGTTGATAGCCAGAACCATCCATGGTGTGCCACAACTGCAAACTATGATACATCTCCTCAAGGGAAATATTGTGCCAAAACAGGTCTGACAAAGTTATTTATGAAATAGGAATTTTACTGATTTTAAGAGATATAACAATCGTCTTCAAATAGTCAACAGATTTCCAGTTTAGGATTTCTGAGAATTGAAACAAGAATTAAGGGTGTCTATCTGCAAATATAATATTTAGTGGGAAAAAATGTTTCGCCAGATTGGGAATTTAAATGTGTGGACTTTTAAACCCCTCTgagaaattctggcagttgaTGTCCACACACCTTAGAGTTACTAAGGTGAAGAAACGTGGCTTTAAAAATGAACGACATCCTTCCCTGTGGTCTTAGGAAACTCCTCTAACTATAAAAGATGGTTTAGGGGTTTTGCTATTTTGAGTAAAACAATTACACAAAAACTGAAGTGTTTTTGTATAATTTTTCTGAGTGTTTTGTGTAATCAGTTCTGATCGTGTCTTCCTTTATCATTTTAGACACACCTGCCTGTGTGTTCCCATTTATTTACGTGGGAAATCCTATTATACTTGCACTGAAGTTGATAGCCAGAACCATCCATGGTGTGCCACAACTGCAAACTATGATACATCTCCTCAATGGAAATATTGTGCCAAAACAGGTCTGACACAGTTATTTATGAGATAGGAATTTTACTGATTTTAAGAGATATAACAATCGTCTTGAAATAGTCAACAGATTTCCAGGTTAGGATTTTTGAGAATTGAAAGAAGAATTAAGGGTGTCTATCTGCAAATATAATATTTCGTGGGAAAAAATGTTTCGCCACATTGGGAATTTAAATGTGTGGACTTTTAAACCcctctgagaaattctgggagttgatgtccacgcACCTTAGAGTTACTAAGGTGAAGAAACTTGGCTTAAAAAATGAACGACATCCTTCCCTGTGGTCTTAGGAAACTCCTCTAACTATAAAAGATGGTTTAGGGGTTTTGCTATTTTGAGTAAAACGATTACACAAAAACTGAAGTCTTTTTGTATAATTTTTCTGAGTGTTTTTGTAATCAGTTCTGATCTTGTCTTCCTTTATAATTTTAGATACTCCTGCCTGCGTGTTCCCATTTATTTACCGTGGGAAATCCTATTATACTTGCACTGAGGTAGATAGCCAGAACCATCCATGGTGTGCCACAACTGCAAACTATGATACATCTCCTCAATGGAAATATTGTGCCAAAACAGGTCTGACAAAGTTATTTATGAAATAGGAATTTTACTGATTTTAAGAGATATAACAATCGTCTTGAAATAGTCAACGGATTTCCAGTTTAGGATTTCTGAGAATTGAAACAAGAATTAAGGGTGTCTATCTGCAAATATAATATTTAGTGGGAAAAAATGTTTCGCCACATTGGGAATTTAAATGTGTGGACTTTTAAACCCCTCTgagaaattctggcagttgaTGTCCACACACCTTAGAGTTACTAAGGTGAAGAAACTTGGCTTAAAAAATATACGACATCCTTCCCTGTGGTCTTAGGAAACTCCTCTAACTATAGAAGATGGTTTAGGGGTTTTGCTATTTTGAGTAAAACGATTACACAAAAACTGAAGTGTTTTTGTATAATTTTTCTGAGTGTTTTGTGTAATCAGTTCTGATCGTGTCTTCCTTTATCATTTTAGACACTCCTGCCTGTGTGTTCCCATTTATTTACCGTGGGAAATCCTATTATACTTGCACTGAAGTTGATAGCCAGAACCATCCATGGTGTGCCACAACTGCAAACTATGATACATCTCCTCAATGGAAATATTTTGCCAAAACAGGTCTGACAAAGTTATTCATGAGATAggaattttattgattttaagaGATATAACAATTGTTTTGAAATAGTCAACGGATTTCCAGTTTAGGATTTCTGAGAATTGAAAAAAGAATTAAGGGTTTCTATCTGCAAATATAATATTTAGTGGGGAAAAATGTTTCGCCACATTGGGAATTTAAATGTGTGGACTTTTAAACCCCTCTgagaaattctggcagttgaTGTCCACACACCTTAGAGTTACTAAGGTGAAGAAACGTGGCTTTAAATATGAACGACATCCTTCCCTGTTGTCTTAGGAAACTCCACTAACTATAAAAGATGGTTTAGCGGTTTTGCTATTTTGAGTAAAACAATTACACAAAAACTGAAGTGTTTTTGTATAATTTTTCTGAGTGTTTTGTGTAATCAGTTCTGATCGTGTCTTCCTTTATCATTTTAGACACTCCTGCCTGCGTGTTCCCATTTATTTACCGTGGGAAATCCTATTATAATTGCACTGAAGTTGATAGCCAGAACCATCCATGGTGTGCCACAACTGCAAACTATGATAAATCTCCTCAGTGGaaatattgttccaaaacagGTCTGACAAAGTTATTTATGAGATAGGAATTTTACTGATTTTAAGAGATATAACAATTGTCTTGAAATAGTCAAGAGATTTCCAGTTTAGGGGTTTTGAGCGTAATCTTATATAGAATTGAAACAAGAATTAAGGGTGAGTGTCTGCAGAAGAACTATATAAtatttaaggagaaaaaaaagtcagttcTGACCGTGTCTTCCTTTACCATTTTAGACACTCCTCCCTGCgtgttcctatttatttattgtggaaAATCCTATTATAATTGCACTGAAGTTGATAGCCAGAACCATCCATGGTGTGCCACAACTGCAAACTATGATAAATCTCCTCAGTGGaaatattgttccaaaacagGTCTGACAAAGTTATTTATGAGATAGGAATTTTACTGATTTTAAGAGATATAACAATTGTCTTGAAATAGTCAAGAGATTTCCAATTTAGGGGTTTTGAGCGTAATCTTATATAGAATTGAAACAAGAATTAAGGGTGGGTGTCTGCAGAAGAACTATATAAtatttaatgagaaaaaaaagtcagttcTGACCGTGTCTTCCTTTACCATTTTAGACACTCCTCCCTGCgtgttcctatttatttattgtggaaAATCCTATTATAATTGCTCTGAAGTTGCAAGCACGAACCACCCCTGGTATGCCACAACTGAAAACTATGATAAATCTTCTCAATGAAAATTTTGTTCCACTATAGGTTCCACAAAGttacatttataaaatatattattcagtAGGCTTAGGTGAAATAACAACTGTCCTGACTGATTCCCATTATAAAGTTTATGAGAGTAATCTGGTATAGAATTAAGAAAAGCATTGCAGAGTGTTTGTGTGCACCTTTAGTGAGCTTCATAAACTATACATTATGATTACTGATAAAACtactaaaagttttttttccatgaTGCCTTCccttttaataaaatgcattcatctaAAGATTATTAATTCTCTAATCATTTTAGACTTTTTGCAGTGTGAATCTTTTGAGTAGTATAGCTTCCTTAATGCAGCTGGAGTTTGCCAAATTCTGCAGCagatgaatttaaactgcattATTGGAATCAAAGCAATAATCTCCAAAGCAGATTACATTCAAGACCAGCCTTTCAAAGTTTGGTTTGAGCACAACTCCATGTAGTGCCCCCAAATCATTTAaagtattaaatttattaaacatttcatACACTTGTAGGCACATTTCTtgccattaaaaaataataaaaataataatttatatctGTGCTTCATGCACTTCCATTATGTGATACACAATTTGTGTATTGCATGTGGTAGCCCAGCTGGACATCTCTGTGATGTTTGAGTAATAATGCAAATCACTTCTTGCCTTTTGTAGTAAATGCAACCTAGGTAGCATATttatcccttctaacagaattggctatgatttttgtttttgtgAAATAAAACAGATTGCAAAAAGTCTCTAAACTGTTTTTGAGTTATCATAATTTCCTATAAGTAGAAATCTTGAACTCTCTTGAACTTTATGATGTAACTGTATtgttttccctttcccctcagaTTACCAAAATCAAGGAAATTTGGGATGATTTGATTCCAGAGATGACAATTTTCTAATCAAAGCTATGATATTTGCCACCTGATACCTTTGCTAACATTATTAGTCTAGGTTTTCTAGAAGCTAGTAGACTTTGTATTacttaagaaattattttattgccAGATGTGACCAGTTTCTAAACTCCACTTATTTGCTGTTATCACTTTAAGCAGCTTGCAGGGAACCTTCTTCTGTGCCATCAAACTTTTGAAAAAATCCATGAATTTTCTGCCATTTTATGGTTAGATTAAAGTTATTATCTTCAGAATATTCTAGCCTTAATGGTTTAAGATATAGGTTTAAAAAATGATTTGTCATATAATGTTTAAAAAactggttaaaatgtttttatgtgGCTTTGTTAATTATGGGATTGAACACTGGAAAGCACAGCAGAAGGAAAGCATATTCAACTCCTGAAGTTTTTACAGCTGAAGTTTAAGCTACTGATTGATCAATCTTTCTTAATGTTCACCATTTACTGGCATTTATCCATTCTTATGCAAATAAATGTAATTATGgtgttttctttttactttgaGTTGCTGTACTGTTCCTGATCATTTCTGCATTGATGATTCTTTGTAATAAATATTTCAAGCATCAAActagaacatttatatttttgcATTGCCTGGATTGGACTCTTTAAATGACCTTCACAAATAGGAGCCAATAAAAAAGCTGTCATGGATGTGTTGCCAGTGTTAAGACTATATCTAGGAAGATAAGACAGGAAAATAACGCATGCCAAAAGAGAGGGACTCTCAAAATATAGAATGAAAATTAGAATGGGAAACGTAGCAGTGGCTGGGAGGAATCAATTGCTCAAAAAGATGAATTTGCTAcagttgattcccccccccctcaaatgatGCTCCAGACATAGATCATTTTCTTCAGTCTTTGGCTTTTTATTTAGATGAAAAAGTAGTGCTAGTATATGTTTCTTCCATAACTGAACCCAAGGGAGATCTATGCTCTGGCCAAATAACCTGGGTAAGTATGACCTTAGAAGACCTTTTGAAGTCCACTCCTCTAAAACAGCACATTTTGAGATAGTTTCATATCTGCACAATGAAACTTGAACCAGTCCTGCTAACAGATTTTAAGGTCAGCCATAAACTAAAAAAGCTGAACGTAATCAACATACATCAAAGCAATACTTTGACAAGAACTACAAGAAAATAACAACTAAAACAGCTGAGAACCGTTGGCTGTTTTAGCAACTATAGCCAAAATCAATCCAGGTTCTAATATTTTCATTaagaaaaagcattttaaatctTAGTTTTTACAGAAAAGAGGGAGCTGGTACATGAAACATGAACAGAACAGACTATTgagaagactttttaaaaacaacaacaacaacaaaattatgaTTATACTGCTGAGGTTAAAATACAattccagaaaaagaaaagaaagggggtggggtgggggaaacaaaacagaataggaCAAAATCTGTAAAATGTGCATAATGTAACAAAGGAACAAAGATACACGTAGACTGTTCTTTCTGGTTGAATACTGATAAATCTTTCAATAGCAATAGTTTTTCCACTTTGTAAATCAGGTCCACAATTTAGGAACTTCTACATCTCTAGTTGATAAATTACTACATgtcattaaaatattataaatatgagattatattaacattttcatttcatttcatttcattttactttatttgtatgccgcccttttccctgaagggactcagggcggctcacaactcaagggaggggaaagacagaCAAAATTACAagacataaagaccatacacagttaaaaaagcacaacaatcataccaccAACCAATTTGACCTACCACAAATTGTTGTAAAAAAGCAATTAATAGGCAACTACAGCAACAAGCTGAACTTCATAGCCTTCTGTTAAGATCTATTATTGCATTTAAGTTGCAGAGAGTCTACCAATAGCTTCTAATCTACCATAAACCCATTGAAATCATAATATTTGATCTGCCCAGGATTAACAGATTTTGATAATAAATTTTTTCCTTGAAATTATTCTGGGATCTTTCCAAATAGTTGCATCACATTCCCAAAATCTTGGTTGATAATATTTGTGCAGCATTTGCTGCTCAGTAGGCTTTCCAAACATCACCCAAAGTTGCCTTCTGACTGCATATAATGAGTCTATTCTGCAATCTGCATCAGCTTTCCTAAGAAGGTCCAGTCTCCCACCTGTAGACTCCATCATCTACGATTACATCTTTTAAATTGATGCCCCTCTCAGCCTCCTCTAGAAAGTTTCCAATTCTCAAACAAAAATTCTTCTCTTTCAAATTTGTTGGGAGGAGGAGCCACCATCGCAATATTACTGTCAGCAtgccaaatatcatgcagaattaaatcagagtcaaaggcaaaactatgcttaaagttccaatttaataaggcaggcatgttggcatcgtactgtgggctcccaattctggaagttacatcagaatcccacccagttaaaagttcatgatcttgtccccacacccacagtccatcacatggtccaatcatcttcTTCCACactagcacctacgcccaactgcttctgatcaggtgcaaaggtttgggagacaaaagatgaccttgagcttctaggaaggaattttttattctgaaaacaatacattctaccccttgctaaatccccccccccttaatgagagtgtggcagtccaaagattcttaaaggaactgctACAGGCCTGACTTGCTCAAACTGAATAGGGTGGTCTAGGGGTCTTGTGCGTATACCTAGCTTCTCCACTATTGACATGTTGATTAAGCATCTGGTGCAGCCGGTGTCTATGATCACCCCAACTTCCCCTTCTACCCCTGTTCTGGGCACTTGGAGTTGGGATTTTATGGTAAAGGAGGGAATAGGCGCACTCACCATTGGGTTGtattcagcattttcctcctcttcctccccctcctcctcctcctcttcctcctcctcctcctccaaggccCCAGGGACTTCTTCAATAGCAGGGCTCTCTACCTCTATTGGCTGCTGTAGTAAATGGCTCTTTTCTGgtggctttttgtttttttcttcattgtgcTGGCAGGTGGTTGGCGCTGTTGTGGAGCAGGAGCTGGAGCCAGGCATTCTCTGCCTCTGTGCCTCATCTGACCACATCGGTAACACTTTATAAAGGGCCCACGAGGGGTTGGTGGAGGCCTTTCAGCTCGCTGCCTCTGCGTACGTTGGCCCAAAGGTTTTTTGGCAGGGGTTTCGGTACCAGGCTTTCGATAGGTGTTAATCTCGTGGTCTAGTATGATTGCAGTGGTATACCAATCTTGGAGACATTCTGGAATCCCCTTACAGCACAAGCTTCTTTCAGTTCAAAAAGGCCTTTTCTAAGGCCTTTTTGAATGTGTAGACCAAGAGTCTTTCTGGCCAGAAGCGTAGTTTCCCAGCTATTCTCCGGAACTCCCAAACTAATTCCTTCACAGGATGACCAGCCTGTTGCAATTCCTGGATCTGGTCTTCAGCATCCATATTTTGGACCACATCGCTAAACCTGGCATGCATCAGTTGGATGAACCCATTTATATCATCTAGCTCAGGAGTCACTTCCTCGTGGAGCTCTGCTATCTACTGCGCAGCCTCCTTTTCATTCATTCCCTCTGCTATTTCTTGGATCAACTCTCGATCAGATGTGTATTGTGGCCCCACCTGATCAAGGCACGCCCATACTCGATTCAGGAAATAATCCACCTTATCTGGAGTCCCATCGAATGTTGCATGAAACCATGGGGATGTGGGAGGAGGGGGCACTGGTGGTTGAACAGGGGCAGCTTGTTGGTCTGCTGCTGGGGGTGGTAAGCCCCTCTGCTGACCCACACCCATCGATTGGGCAAAAGTCTGAGAAggcattgatggggggggggctggacccgGTGGCGGTCCCATTCTCTGGGTTTGTCCCGGAGCAGTTATCTGGGAAGGCGCCATCTGCTGGAATGGGGCAGGCATCCATTGACATTGAGCCCATCCATGACCCGGGATGAACACCCATCCTTGGTTTGCTTGATTCATGGTTTCGGAGCAAAGCACCCCTTTGCAACTGTGGGGAGGTGCATACGTTCCAGGTCTCTTTCTACCAACTGGATTGACCTCTCCTAATTGGAGGGGGGGTCTGGTTGCACTCCAGTAGAAGGGAGGGGTGCTCCTGTGACTGTTCTAGGCATTACTCAAGCAGCAAATGTGTGGGTTGATTCATTAGTTACTGTATGGAAGGAGCCAACATCTCCGTTCCACTTTGAAGAAATTTCTCTGCGAGGAAAGGAGAATGTGGGGGGTGCCAGGTTCCACTGAGGGGTCTCTAAGGAGGGGAGGGTTTCTATTTCACTCACAATTAGCCATAGGAAATGGTCTGGAAGGCCCAGAAGGGCTGCAGGAGGGCGGCTGaattctccattcatcagatcttctggtAATCATCCAGTCTTCTGTCGGAGTTTCCCTGGCAACCCCCTCTTCTTCTAGCAGGCATTCCTTAGAAGTCTTAAATCTGGAGGCATCATCGTGGAACGCCTTTCGCCGGGCTCCCAATCGGTATTCCCCTTCTTTAATATCTGCAGCTTCTACTAATTCCTCCATCTCCACTGAATTTTCGTACTGCCCAAGGTTGGGTGAGAACTGGGATTCAGTATCCCCTGACAGCTTCCCATCTTGGGATGCTGATACCCAGCATCAGGGAGAATTGGCATAATGTCAGCgttatcatgcagaattaaatcagagtcaaaggaaaaatatgcttaaagttccaattgaataaggcaggcatgttggcatcgtgctgtgggctcccaattctggaaattacatcagaatcccatccCAACACCGATTCATAGGGTAAATCTCTGACTTGCGAGtgacctgttgcctccctctgtgtctgatgagatgctgcctttCAGCACCCTGCCTCCAGGAgggaggttctgatccaaaaaggatctcggCAGTGGtctgtcagacagggttcatgtgattcTATATGAAATGCTATAGTCCATCTACATtaactataaatatatatatgctcAAAAAAGACACACCCATATAAAATAATTGGCTTATTGAATCAGAGTGTAAGAGACtagctgtcagcacctctccatttaataattaggaaagaaaaccacaagatttcatttgtagaaaatcaaatgtacttttactaattaaaaatggctaaagagcggttgcgtagcaaagtctggttaattaggcgcgaaagcagttgatatatagaatagcccattccactcccccctggcatcataggcctagtccaatcataagtccttcaagtgtcaggtgtgagataacttcaagagacatcacgaagatggaatgtcggtgccgttaacccaggcgggaaacatccacacatgcgtagtacgtccattcaaagatctccagaatcttcctccagcacaataagtaaccccacccaaataatatgccctccctccccgtttcaatggcagctgaagcaacagcaaagcagaagctgacatccggccgtcccctggaaaaaggctgtcaggcctaggaaaaaaacacaaacaaacagatgaacaacaaaacacaaagagaAACAGGGAGGTGTAAGAGAGAAATTAAGGTTTATCAGGATATGCCTCATAAAACCTCCGAAGTAgtcggggggcacgaacatgggacttgtcaacccactcagtatgagagggagggaaatgcttccaagcgaccaagtattggatgcgattacgcctcttgcgggaatcaagaatttgacAAACGTCAAAGTGCCGTTCACCATCAATGAGCAAAGGGGCAGGCGGAAGGAGATCAGGCGGACGTAAatgggaaacacgaacaggcttaatcagGTTAATGTGGAAAACCGGATGAACGCGATTTAGGTGCTTGGGCAGTTGTAAACGGACAgagacagggttgatgacctTCACGATGGGGAACGGACCCACGTATTTTGgccccaactttttggacttTTGCGAGGTGtgaagaaacttagtggataaataaaccatgTCACCCTCCCGATATTCATAAGGCTGTGTCCGCTTcttgtctgcctgtttcttatgggcacGATGTGCCGCATCCAGAGTTGCTAGGGTCAGAGGCCAAATGCGGCTGAGACGTTCGTTCCAGTCAGCGACAGATGGAACCTGCGGCTGGTCACAAGGcagttcaggaataggaacaaaatcttgaccatacaCAACCCGGAAAAgcgtgaacccagtgctggaatggacagaattgttgtaggccacttcagcatgcggcaataagtccacccagtcatcttgttgataattgatgaaacaacgtaaatactgttcaaggacagaattagtcctctcgcaagcgccattagtctgaggatggtaggcggagcttaggcctgggcggagccaatacggttgagaaactccttccaaaataatgaggtgaactggacacccctatcggagatgatgcgatcaggcaccccatgtaagtggtaaatgtgggaaatgaagagtttagccagggctttagcagaaggaatcttgtggcagggcacaaaatgaacttgcttcgaaaacaaatcagtaacgacccaaatgacggtgtgcccctgtcTCTCGGGGAGTTCAACAAgaaagtccatagagatctccttccaaggggcaaccggtcGGGCAACGGACTGGAGCAATCCCTGTGGTTTCCCTGGGGGGCGTTTCGCAGTTGCACAAATGGGGCAActtgcaacataaagttcaatgtcctttttcaaagatggccaccaaaattgtcttttcactaaatgcaaagtctttacaaaaccgaagtgacccgccaacttggagtcatgagcccgttggaggacaaTGGGGCGAAGAAATGTGGGGACATACAATTTGGCGCCAATCCATGGCAAGTCGTCCCTCAtagtgcactcatcctgatgttcccggaaccagtcatcctgggagAGGGCGAGTTTGAGGGcagagagaaaatcttgaggcacgtcGAGTTTCGCACGTGCCTGCTTGCGAGTaaccaccggagccgccaggctggaagtagGAACCACAGGTtgcacgatg harbors:
- the LOC116521274 gene encoding LOW QUALITY PROTEIN: apolipoprotein(a)-like (The sequence of the model RefSeq protein was modified relative to this genomic sequence to represent the inferred CDS: inserted 3 bases in 3 codons; substituted 1 base at 1 genomic stop codon); translation: MTYIGASVYLECIEYGGNSPGQPCVFPFKYKGCMVYSCINKDDESGRFWCATTSNYDKHKLWNYCADTNHRHCVFPFIYRGKSYYTCTEVDSQNHPWCATTGNYDTSPQWKYCAKTDTPACVFPFIYRGKSYYTCTEVDSQNHPWCATTANYDTSPQGKYCAKTDTPACVFPFIYRGKSYYTCTEVDSQNHPWCATTANYDTSPQGKYCAKTDTPACVFPFIYXGKSYYTCTEVDSQNHPWCATTANYDTSPQWKYCAKTDTPACVFPFIYXGKSYYTCTEVDSQNHPWCATTANYDTSPQGKYCAKTDTPACVFPFIYXGKSYYTCTEVDSQNHPWCATTANYDTSPQWKYCAKTDTPACVFPFIYRGKSYYTCTEVDSQNHPWCATTANYDTSPQWKYCAKTDTPACVFPFIYRGKSYYTCTEVDSQNHPWCATTANYDTSPQWKYFAKTDTPACVFPFIYRGKSYYNCTEVDSQNHPWCATTANYDKSPQWKYCSKTDTPPCVFLFIYCGKSYYNCTEVDSQNHPWCATTANYDKSPQWKYCSKTDTPPCVFLFIYCGKSYYNCSEVASTNHPWYATTENYDKSSQXKFCSTIDYQNQGNLG